The following proteins come from a genomic window of Erpetoichthys calabaricus chromosome 18, fErpCal1.3, whole genome shotgun sequence:
- the sec13 gene encoding protein SEC13 homolog, with amino-acid sequence MVSVINTVDTSHEDMIHDAQMDYYGTRLATCSSDRSVKIFDVKNGGQILVADLRGHEGPVWQVAWAHPMYGNILASCSYDRKVIIWKEENGTWDKMYEYTGHDSSVNSVCWGPYEFGLILACGSSDGAISLLTFTGDGQWEIKKIANAHTIGCNAVSWAPAVVPSSLIDQPSGQKPNYIKRFVSGGCDNLVKLWKEEDGQWKEDQKLEAHSDWVRDVAWAPSIGLPTSTIASCSQDGRVFIWTCDDPAGNAWTVKLLHKFNDVVWHVSWSITGNILAVSGGDNKVTLWKESVDGQWACISDVNKGQGAVSSITEGQQSEQ; translated from the exons ATG GTGTCTGTAATTAACACAGTTGACACATCCCATGAGGACATGATT CATGATGCCCAGATGGATTATTATGGTACTCGACTTGCCACATGTTCTTCTGACCGATCAGTTAAAATATTTGATGTTAAGAATGGAGGACAGATCCTCGTAGCAGATTTAAGAGG TCATGAAGGACCAGTATGGCAAGTAGCATGGGCTCATCCAATGTATGGAAATATATTGGCATCTTGTTCATATGACAGAAAAGTCATCATTTGGAAGGAAGAAAATGGAACTTGGGACAAGATGTATGAATACACTGGGCATGATTCTTCAG tAAATTCTGTTTGTTGGGGACCATATGAGTTTGGACTGATTCTTGCATGTGGTAGCTCTGATGGTGCAATCTCCTTGCTTACCTTTACTGGAGATGGGCAATGGGAAATCAAGAAGATTGCCAATGCTCATACA ATTGGCTGCAATGCAGTTAGCTGGGCTCCTGCTGTTGTACCTAGTAGTCTTATTGACCAGCCATCTGGACAGAAGCCAAACTACATCAAAAGATTTGTCTCTGGAGGTTGCGACAATCTGGTCAAATTATGGAA GGAAGAAGATGGTCAGTGGAAAGAAGATCAAAAACTAGAGGCGCACAGTGATTGGGTTAGAGATGTAGCTTGGGCTCCTTCAATAGGTCTTCCTACAAGCACAATTGCCAGCTGTTCACAG gatGGCAGAGTATTTATCTGGACCTGTGACGATCCAGCAGGGAATGCTTGGACAGTTAAGCTTCTTCACAAATTCAATGATGTTGTTTGGCATGTTAGTTGGTCCATCACTGGAAACATCCTTGCTGTGTCTGGAGGAGACAATAAG gtaACTTTATGGAAAGAATCTGTGGATGGCCAATGGGCTTGTATTAGTGATGTTAACAAAGGCCAAGGAGCAGTGTCCTCTATCACAGAAGGTCAGCAGAGTGAGCAGTGA